Proteins found in one Cricetulus griseus strain 17A/GY chromosome X, alternate assembly CriGri-PICRH-1.0, whole genome shotgun sequence genomic segment:
- the LOC100769666 gene encoding A-kinase anchor protein 17B isoform X3, whose amino-acid sequence MTVTVVYDNSEATELCAAQHLYLKPIAKLMINVLLPECIESVRPFSNWEVLDQLKSLICPDQFTTVRLSKSTKDFIRFEGEAETRSLVQILKAKLHGKIIKLNGLKTDLKVVATDAQGEWEHFPKEKEASVTTGAEEQDHEKSPDSIYFEGLPCKWFAPKGSSGEKPCEEILRVVFESFGKIKNVDIPMLDPYREVMTGGSFGGFNFGLQTFEAFIQYQESTDFIKAMDSLRGMKLMLKGDDGKALACNIKVMFDTTQHFSEGAIQRRNQERLKLQELEEERKKEKKREEEVAERKRKDEVRKAQEKRKKARDRRRALKERDRHRQRKEKVKAKTGATQELDSTEEWEERKYLLAQRRVEALRLLRVLLKKIAGSTQCDPQEFDAMKPEAPHSPGAALKPPEEEEFNALQLTDQKEMPGNQAPKSDSKQKQKAKKKTKTHLQKSSHNPAVKQVRYSTRKEETEKVLTDGYDYSLVSDQNSLQSTMNPDQSLEKEDHESSNKSHFSRQVVLNHGRKQKIYETDEFIDYLLNYYQTPEYARFCFEASYLTSTCQWQRDVYAKGDGFQVNLRKHGCHSTSKSEVESLERKEQDPEQDWPKVYMKAPGSKLEKTEKVNYAKEFTKQSKNHCKDIASETEDHQSPADGESYPVENIHSHGVKDSQHTSSLRSVDVGLPLADFLEEISSDSECFSETRSINEEEEERSVAVYNSSPEKRSLGTDKIITCKQKSRSSQQTLYSEWKHDTEEKCSKQKDRASGKRSKYELRYSWLEDECDAIQVDKNISKTREKMAPKYMLDEGFYHESSSSDELESITRKRRRVTGSMFGQNVNYRPLPMPLMAPKRARAFYLGYFSRKRQNPWKSEYNQDVRRFKRYESSEDYMLDSGNYYVSHDNQEHIEYGSYLGDSYSGSLYFNMF is encoded by the exons ATGACAGTCACAGTGGTTTATGATAACTCTGAGGCAACAGAGCTCTGTGCTGCTCAGCACCTCTACCTCAAGCCTATAGCAAAATTAATGATCAACGTATTGCTCCCAGAATGTATAGAATCCGTGAGGCCCTTCTCTAACTGGGAAGTTCTTGACCAACTGAAAAGTCTCATTTGCCCTGACCAGTTCACCACAGTGCGACTCTCCAAGAGTACAAAAGACTTCATCCGATTTGAGGGTGAGGCTGAAACCCGAAGTTTGGTTCAGATCCTGAAAGCAAAGTTACATGGGAAGATCATCAAGCTAAATGGTTTGAAAACTGACTTAAAAGTAGTGGCTACAGATGCCCAGGGAGAGTGGGAACACTTCCCCAAAGAGAAAGAGGCCTCAGTGACTACGGGAGCTGAAGAACAAGACCATGAGAAGAGCCCAGATTCCATCTATTTTGAAGGCTTGCCCTGTAAATGGTTTGCTCCTAAAGGTTCCAGTGGAGAGAAGCCCTGTGAAGAGATCCTTCGAGTAGTCTTTGAGAGTTTTGGGAAGATCAAGAATGTGGATATCCCCATGCTTGACCCCTACAGAGAAGTGATGACAGGTGGGAGCTTTGGGGGCTTTAACTTTGGCTTGCAAACGTTTGAAGCCTTTATCCAATACCAGGAGTCAACTGACTTTATAAAAGCCATGGATTCCCTTCGAGGAATGAAGCTCATGCTTAAAGGAGATGATGGCAAGGCTCTGGCATGTAACATTAAG GTTATGTTTGATACCACCCAGCATTTCAGTGAAGGAGCTATTCAGAGGAGGAATCAGGAAAGGCTAAAATTACaagagctggaggaagagaggaaaaaggaaaagaagagagaagaggaagtagCTGAAAG aaaaagaaaagacgaAGTAAGAAAAGctcaagagaagagaaagaaggccCGGGACAGGAGGAGAGCTCtgaaggaaagagacagacaccGGCAAAGAAAGGAGAAGGTGAAAGCTAAGACTGGGGCTACTCAGGAGCTGGACTCTACGgaggagtgggaagagaggaagtaCTTGCTGGCTCAGAGGCGGGTTGAAGCCCTTCGTTTGCTCCGCGTACTCCTGAAGAAAATTGCA ggaTCCACACAGTGTGACCCACAAGAGTTTGATGCTATGAAGCCTGAAGCTCCTCACAGCCCAGGGGCTGCATTGAAACCTCCAGAGGAAGAAGAATTCAACGCACTGCAACTTACAGATCAGAAAGAAATGCCAGGTAATCAGGCTCCTAAGTCTgacagtaaacaaaaacaaaaggcgaAGAAAAAAACTAAGACCCACTTACAGAAGTCTTCACACAACCCTGCGGTGAAACAAGTAAGATACTCAACTAGAAAAGAGGAAACTGAAAAAGTGTTAACTGATGGGTACGATTACAGTTTGGTCTCTGACCAGAATTCCTTGCAGAGTACAATGAATCCAGACCAGTCACTTGAAAAAGAAGACCACGAAAGTTCTAACAAATCACATTTTTCTAGACAAGTTGTGCTAAACCATGGTAGGAAACAGAAGATCTATGAAACAGATGAATTTATTGACTATCTATTAAACTATTATCAGACTCCAGAGTATGCCCGATTCTGCTTCGAAGCAAGTTACCTAACAAGCACATGTCAGTGGCAGAGAGATGTCTATGCCAAGGGGGATGGGTTTCAGGTCAATTTGAGAAAACATGGGTGCCACTCAACCAGTAAGAGTGAAGTGGAGAGCCTGGAAAGGAAAGAACAGGATCCAGAGCAGGACTGGCCAAAGGTGTATATGAAGGCTCCTGGGAGCAAGTtagaaaagacagagaaggtCAATTATGCCAAAGAATTTACTAAGCAATCTAAAAACCATTGCAAGGACATAGCAAGTGAAACTGAAGATCACCAATCCCCAGCTGATGGAGAAAGCTACCCAGTGGAAAACATTCACAGCCATGGAGTCAAAGATTCTCAACACACCTCATCCTTAAGGTCAGTGGACGTAGGTTTGCCATTGGCGGACTTCTTAGAGGAAATTAGTAGTGATTCTGAGTGCTTCAGTGAAACTCGTAGCAtaaatgaagaggaggaagaaaggtctGTGGCTGTCTATAATAGCTCCCCTGAAAAAAGATCTCTTGGTACTGACAAAATCATTACTTGCAAACAGAAAAGTAGGTCAAGTCAGCAGACCTTGTATTCAGAGTGGAAACATGACACTGAGGAAAAATGCTCTAAACAGAAGGATAGAGCATCAGGTAAAAGGTCCAAGTATGAACTGAGATATTCTTGGCTTGAGGATGAATGTGATGCCATTCAAGTTGACAAGAACATAAGCAAAACTAGagaaaaaatggcccccaaatacATGCTTGATGAAGGCTTCTACCATGAATCCAGTTCCAGTGATGAATTAGAGAGCATcacaagaaagaggaggagagttACTGGCAGTATGTTTGGCCAGAATGTGAACTATAGACCCCTTCCTATGCCATTAATGGCACCAAAACGTGCTAGAGCTTTCTATTTGGGATACTTCTCCAGAAAAAGGCAGAATCCTTGGAAGTCAGAATATAACCAGGATGTAAGAAGGTTTAAAAGATATGAAAGTTCCGAAGATTACATGCTTGATTCTGGTAATTATTATGTTAGTCACGACAACCAGGAGCACATTGAGTATGGAAGCTACTTAGGAGACAGCTACTCTGGCTCTTTGTATTTTAACATGTTCTGA
- the LOC100769666 gene encoding A-kinase anchor protein 17B isoform X2: protein MTVTVVYDNSEATELCAAQHLYLKPIAKLMINVLLPECIESVRPFSNWEVLDQLKSLICPDQFTTVRLSKSTKDFIRFEGEAETRSLVQILKAKLHGKIIKLNGLKTDLKVVATDAQGEWEHFPKEKEASVTTGAEEQDHEKSPDSIYFEGLPCKWFAPKGSSGEKPCEEILRVVFESFGKIKNVDIPMLDPYREVMTGGSFGGFNFGLQTFEAFIQYQESTDFIKAMDSLRGMKLMLKGDDGKALACNIKVMFDTTQHFSEGAIQRRNQERLKLQELEEERKKEKKREEEVAERKRKDEVRKAQEKRKKARDRRRALKERDRHRQRKEKVKAKTGATQELDSTEEWEERKYLLAQRRVEALRLLRVLLKKIAVWMKGEKNLEPCQAHISLVLNYLGSTQCDPQEFDAMKPEAPHSPGAALKPPEEEEFNALQLTDQKEMPGNQAPKSDSKQKQKAKKKTKTHLQKSSHNPAVKQVRYSTRKEETEKVLTDGYDYSLVSDQNSLQSTMNPDQSLEKEDHESSNKSHFSRQVVLNHGRKQKIYETDEFIDYLLNYYQTPEYARFCFEASYLTSTCQWQRDVYAKGDGFQVNLRKHGCHSTSKSEVESLERKEQDPEQDWPKVYMKAPGSKLEKTEKVNYAKEFTKQSKNHCKDIASETEDHQSPADGESYPVENIHSHGVKDSQHTSSLRSVDVGLPLADFLEEISSDSECFSETRSINEEEEERSVAVYNSSPEKRSLGTDKIITCKQKSRSSQQTLYSEWKHDTEEKCSKQKDRASGKRSKYELRYSWLEDECDAIQVDKNISKTREKMAPKYMLDEGFYHESSSSDELESITRKRRRVTGSMFGQNVNYRPLPMPLMAPKRARAFYLGYFSRKRQNPWKSEYNQDVRRFKRYESSEDYMLDSGNYYVSHDNQEHIEYGSYLGDSYSGSLYFNMF from the exons ATGACAGTCACAGTGGTTTATGATAACTCTGAGGCAACAGAGCTCTGTGCTGCTCAGCACCTCTACCTCAAGCCTATAGCAAAATTAATGATCAACGTATTGCTCCCAGAATGTATAGAATCCGTGAGGCCCTTCTCTAACTGGGAAGTTCTTGACCAACTGAAAAGTCTCATTTGCCCTGACCAGTTCACCACAGTGCGACTCTCCAAGAGTACAAAAGACTTCATCCGATTTGAGGGTGAGGCTGAAACCCGAAGTTTGGTTCAGATCCTGAAAGCAAAGTTACATGGGAAGATCATCAAGCTAAATGGTTTGAAAACTGACTTAAAAGTAGTGGCTACAGATGCCCAGGGAGAGTGGGAACACTTCCCCAAAGAGAAAGAGGCCTCAGTGACTACGGGAGCTGAAGAACAAGACCATGAGAAGAGCCCAGATTCCATCTATTTTGAAGGCTTGCCCTGTAAATGGTTTGCTCCTAAAGGTTCCAGTGGAGAGAAGCCCTGTGAAGAGATCCTTCGAGTAGTCTTTGAGAGTTTTGGGAAGATCAAGAATGTGGATATCCCCATGCTTGACCCCTACAGAGAAGTGATGACAGGTGGGAGCTTTGGGGGCTTTAACTTTGGCTTGCAAACGTTTGAAGCCTTTATCCAATACCAGGAGTCAACTGACTTTATAAAAGCCATGGATTCCCTTCGAGGAATGAAGCTCATGCTTAAAGGAGATGATGGCAAGGCTCTGGCATGTAACATTAAG GTTATGTTTGATACCACCCAGCATTTCAGTGAAGGAGCTATTCAGAGGAGGAATCAGGAAAGGCTAAAATTACaagagctggaggaagagaggaaaaaggaaaagaagagagaagaggaagtagCTGAAAG aaaaagaaaagacgaAGTAAGAAAAGctcaagagaagagaaagaaggccCGGGACAGGAGGAGAGCTCtgaaggaaagagacagacaccGGCAAAGAAAGGAGAAGGTGAAAGCTAAGACTGGGGCTACTCAGGAGCTGGACTCTACGgaggagtgggaagagaggaagtaCTTGCTGGCTCAGAGGCGGGTTGAAGCCCTTCGTTTGCTCCGCGTACTCCTGAAGAAAATTGCA GTTTGGATGAAAGGGGAGAAGAATCTTGAGCCTTGTCAGGCTCATATTAGCCTTGTCCTGAACTATCTG ggaTCCACACAGTGTGACCCACAAGAGTTTGATGCTATGAAGCCTGAAGCTCCTCACAGCCCAGGGGCTGCATTGAAACCTCCAGAGGAAGAAGAATTCAACGCACTGCAACTTACAGATCAGAAAGAAATGCCAGGTAATCAGGCTCCTAAGTCTgacagtaaacaaaaacaaaaggcgaAGAAAAAAACTAAGACCCACTTACAGAAGTCTTCACACAACCCTGCGGTGAAACAAGTAAGATACTCAACTAGAAAAGAGGAAACTGAAAAAGTGTTAACTGATGGGTACGATTACAGTTTGGTCTCTGACCAGAATTCCTTGCAGAGTACAATGAATCCAGACCAGTCACTTGAAAAAGAAGACCACGAAAGTTCTAACAAATCACATTTTTCTAGACAAGTTGTGCTAAACCATGGTAGGAAACAGAAGATCTATGAAACAGATGAATTTATTGACTATCTATTAAACTATTATCAGACTCCAGAGTATGCCCGATTCTGCTTCGAAGCAAGTTACCTAACAAGCACATGTCAGTGGCAGAGAGATGTCTATGCCAAGGGGGATGGGTTTCAGGTCAATTTGAGAAAACATGGGTGCCACTCAACCAGTAAGAGTGAAGTGGAGAGCCTGGAAAGGAAAGAACAGGATCCAGAGCAGGACTGGCCAAAGGTGTATATGAAGGCTCCTGGGAGCAAGTtagaaaagacagagaaggtCAATTATGCCAAAGAATTTACTAAGCAATCTAAAAACCATTGCAAGGACATAGCAAGTGAAACTGAAGATCACCAATCCCCAGCTGATGGAGAAAGCTACCCAGTGGAAAACATTCACAGCCATGGAGTCAAAGATTCTCAACACACCTCATCCTTAAGGTCAGTGGACGTAGGTTTGCCATTGGCGGACTTCTTAGAGGAAATTAGTAGTGATTCTGAGTGCTTCAGTGAAACTCGTAGCAtaaatgaagaggaggaagaaaggtctGTGGCTGTCTATAATAGCTCCCCTGAAAAAAGATCTCTTGGTACTGACAAAATCATTACTTGCAAACAGAAAAGTAGGTCAAGTCAGCAGACCTTGTATTCAGAGTGGAAACATGACACTGAGGAAAAATGCTCTAAACAGAAGGATAGAGCATCAGGTAAAAGGTCCAAGTATGAACTGAGATATTCTTGGCTTGAGGATGAATGTGATGCCATTCAAGTTGACAAGAACATAAGCAAAACTAGagaaaaaatggcccccaaatacATGCTTGATGAAGGCTTCTACCATGAATCCAGTTCCAGTGATGAATTAGAGAGCATcacaagaaagaggaggagagttACTGGCAGTATGTTTGGCCAGAATGTGAACTATAGACCCCTTCCTATGCCATTAATGGCACCAAAACGTGCTAGAGCTTTCTATTTGGGATACTTCTCCAGAAAAAGGCAGAATCCTTGGAAGTCAGAATATAACCAGGATGTAAGAAGGTTTAAAAGATATGAAAGTTCCGAAGATTACATGCTTGATTCTGGTAATTATTATGTTAGTCACGACAACCAGGAGCACATTGAGTATGGAAGCTACTTAGGAGACAGCTACTCTGGCTCTTTGTATTTTAACATGTTCTGA